A window from Vigna angularis cultivar LongXiaoDou No.4 chromosome 7, ASM1680809v1, whole genome shotgun sequence encodes these proteins:
- the LOC108338023 gene encoding pentatricopeptide repeat-containing protein At1g76280 isoform X3, producing the protein MNTMVLKFTSLKIAPPQMQVLKALCSGERKKASDLLLDFGSRTHSLTADDFLHIFKYCARSPDPLFVMEIRRFMESKGVSMNNQCSSLMIEALCKGGYLEEAFDVIDFLGGSQCLYPVLPLYNRLLGSCTKMQSLIQANKCVDIMEKIVGKSEVTYTELLKLAVFLKNLPAAHLLWQEYVKNYSMSIIPLRKFIWSFTRLRDLESAHKTLQQMVSLVGRGNFSIGKTVYGKLYSTRMDIPVPSNKGLGLTLSDLKELKKLDSCTSAELYALNGEEHSLLVKVLRWSFNDIIHGCANQKNYILAKKLMLQMENLGLQPSCHTYNGIIKAAVSHGNVGDAIGVLKKMQQKNLKPNDSTLATLSITCSKALQLDLAEAFLNQISECLYPHPYNALLASCDELNQPERAVQVFAKMKQKKVLPNIRTCELLFSLFGVVNAPYEDSDILSQVDAAKRIKAIEKYMATNGIKHSHLSIKNVLKALGEEGMIRALIQYLHLAENLFIYQNPSLGTHMYNTVLHYLVEAKESDMAIAVFKKMKLCGCNPDSETYNIMIDCCTIIQSYRSACLLISMMIRKGFCPVICTYTAIIKILLEDDNFYEALNLLKQVKLDGIQPDVLLFNTVLKQACYKERVDVIEFIVELMHREKVPPDPRTCGYVFSAYVNSGFHSTAIEALQVLSLRMISEDGNILGEEKKFVNEFILSEDLSAESQILKLFEDSEDELAVGLLNLRWCAIAGFPICESADQSLWARRLEGKRF; encoded by the exons ATGAACACCAT GGTGCTCAAATTCACTTCTCTCAAAATCGCACCTCCACAG ATGCAAGTTCTTAAGGCACTCTGCTCGGGTGAAAGAAAGAAGGCTTCAGACTTACTTTTGGATTTTGGTTCCAGAACCCACTCATTAACTGCTGACgattttcttcatatttttaagtACTGTGCACGCTCTCCTGATCCATTG TTTGTAATGGAGATTCGGAGATTCATGGAATCAAAAGGTGTTAGCATGAACAATCAATGCTCATCTCTTATGATAGAGGCCCTTTGTAAAGGAGGTTACTTGGAAGAG GCCTTTGATGTCATTGATTTTCTTGGAGGAAGTCAATGTCTCTATCCAGTTCTCCCACTTTACAATAGACTCTTAGGATCCTGCACGAAAATGCAGAGTCtaattcaagcaaacaaatgtGTGGACATAATGGAAAAGATAGTAGGGAAGAGTGAAGTTACATATACCGAGCTTCTCAAG CTTGCAGTTTTTCTGAAAAACTTGCCTGCAGCCCATCTTCTTTGGCAGGAGTATGTGAAAAACTATAGCATGAGTATCATTCCTCTGCGAAAATTCATTTGGTCATTTACAAGGTTAAGAGATTTAGAATCTGCTCATAAAACACTACAACAAATGGTGTCATTAGTTGGCAGGGGAAACTTTTCAATCGGTAAAACAGTTTATGGGAAGTTGTATTCTACTAGAATGGACATCCCTGTGCCTTCAAATAAGGGGCTAGGCTTAACCCTATCAGACTTGAAGGAGTTAAAAAAATTGGACTCTTGTACGAGTGCTGAATTATATGCACTGAATGGAGAAGAACACTCACTACTTGTGAAGGTGTTGAGGTGGTCCTTTAATGACATAATACATGGGTGTGCAAACCAAAAGAATTATATTCTTGCAAAGAAGCTTATGTTACAG ATGGAAAATCTTGGTTTGCAGCCATCCTGCCATACATATAATGGTATTATTAAAGCAGCTGTTTCTCATGGAAATGTTGGAGATGCCATAGGAGTG TTGAAAAAAATGCAGCAGAAGAATTTGAAGCCGAATGATTCAACTTTAGCAACACTTTCAATCACATGCAGTAAAGCACTACAGTTAGATTTAGCTGAGGCTTTTCTGAATCAGATTTCTGAATGTCTATATCCACATCCTTATAATGCTTTGCTAGCATCATGCGATGAATTG AATCAACCTGAACGTGCAGTGCAAGTGTTTGCCAAGATGAAGCAGAAAAAAGTTTTGCCTAATATCAGGACTTGTGAGCTTCTATTTTCGTTATTTGGTGTTGTAAATGCCCCTTATGAAGACAGTGATATACTGTCACAGGTGGATGCTGCTAAAAGAATAAAAGCTATAGAAAAATATATGGCCACAAATGGCATTAAGCACAGTCATCTTTCAATAAAAAACGTA TTGAAAGCCCTTGGAGAAGAAGGGATGATAAGAGCGCTGATCCAGTATTTACACCTGGCAGAGAATCTTTTCATTTATCAAAACCCTTCATTGGGAACTCATATGTACAACACAGTGTTACATTATCTTGTTGAAGCCAAAGAA AGTGACATGGCAATTGCAGTTTTCAAGAAGATGAAGTTATGTGGCTGCAACCCTGACTCTGAAACATACAATATAATGATTGACTGTTGTACCATCATACAAAGTTACAGATCTGCTTGTTTGCTGATTTCAATGATGATACGGAAAGGGTTTTGTCCAGTGATTTGTACATATACCGCTATCATTAAG ATTTTATTGGAAGATGACAACTTTTATGAAGCCCTGAATCTTTTGAAACAAGTCAAATTAGATGGCATCCAACCTGATGTACTGCTGTTCAATACAGTTCTTAAACAAGCTTGTTACAAG GAAAGAGTTGATGTAATTGAGTTCATTGTGGAGCTTATGCACCGAGAGAAAGTTCCCCCCGATCCAAGGACATGCGGCTATGTGTTCTCTGCATACGTAAATTCTGGTTTTCACAGCACAGCAATTGAAGCCTTGCAGGTTTTAAGTTTGCGTATGATATCTGAAGATGGCAACATACTTGGGGAGGAgaaaaaatttgtaaatgaaTTCATCCTGTCTGAAGATTTGTCTGCTGAGTCACAGATACTCAAGTTATTTGAAGATTCTGAAGATGAACTTGCAGTTGGGTTGTTGAATTTAAGATGGTGTGCCATAGCTGGATTCCCAATCTGCGAGTCAGCTGATCAAAGTCTGTGGGCGAGAAGACTGGAAGGAAAGCGATTCTGA
- the LOC108338023 gene encoding pentatricopeptide repeat-containing protein At1g76280 isoform X2, with protein sequence MNMHMHRFRARVFLRSISLCKSKLHEHHGAQIHFSQNRTSTEPSMQMQVLKALCSGERKKASDLLLDFGSRTHSLTADDFLHIFKYCARSPDPLFVMEIRRFMESKGVSMNNQCSSLMIEALCKGGYLEEAFDVIDFLGGSQCLYPVLPLYNRLLGSCTKMQSLIQANKCVDIMEKIVGKSEVTYTELLKLAVFLKNLPAAHLLWQEYVKNYSMSIIPLRKFIWSFTRLRDLESAHKTLQQMVSLVGRGNFSIGKTVYGKLYSTRMDIPVPSNKGLGLTLSDLKELKKLDSCTSAELYALNGEEHSLLVKVLRWSFNDIIHGCANQKNYILAKKLMLQMENLGLQPSCHTYNGIIKAAVSHGNVGDAIGVLKKMQQKNLKPNDSTLATLSITCSKALQLDLAEAFLNQISECLYPHPYNALLASCDELNQPERAVQVFAKMKQKKVLPNIRTCELLFSLFGVVNAPYEDSDILSQVDAAKRIKAIEKYMATNGIKHSHLSIKNVLKALGEEGMIRALIQYLHLAENLFIYQNPSLGTHMYNTVLHYLVEAKESDMAIAVFKKMKLCGCNPDSETYNIMIDCCTIIQSYRSACLLISMMIRKGFCPVICTYTAIIKILLEDDNFYEALNLLKQVKLDGIQPDVLLFNTVLKQACYKERVDVIEFIVELMHREKVPPDPRTCGYVFSAYVNSGFHSTAIEALQVLSLRMISEDGNILGEEKKFVNEFILSEDLSAESQILKLFEDSEDELAVGLLNLRWCAIAGFPICESADQSLWARRLEGKRF encoded by the exons ATGAATATGCATATGCATAGATTCAGAGCAAGGGTTTTTCTGCGCTCAATTTCACTTTGTAAATCTAAGTTGCATGAACACCAT GGTGCTCAAATTCACTTCTCTCAAAATCGCACCTCCACAG AACCATCTATGCAGATGCAAGTTCTTAAGGCACTCTGCTCGGGTGAAAGAAAGAAGGCTTCAGACTTACTTTTGGATTTTGGTTCCAGAACCCACTCATTAACTGCTGACgattttcttcatatttttaagtACTGTGCACGCTCTCCTGATCCATTG TTTGTAATGGAGATTCGGAGATTCATGGAATCAAAAGGTGTTAGCATGAACAATCAATGCTCATCTCTTATGATAGAGGCCCTTTGTAAAGGAGGTTACTTGGAAGAG GCCTTTGATGTCATTGATTTTCTTGGAGGAAGTCAATGTCTCTATCCAGTTCTCCCACTTTACAATAGACTCTTAGGATCCTGCACGAAAATGCAGAGTCtaattcaagcaaacaaatgtGTGGACATAATGGAAAAGATAGTAGGGAAGAGTGAAGTTACATATACCGAGCTTCTCAAG CTTGCAGTTTTTCTGAAAAACTTGCCTGCAGCCCATCTTCTTTGGCAGGAGTATGTGAAAAACTATAGCATGAGTATCATTCCTCTGCGAAAATTCATTTGGTCATTTACAAGGTTAAGAGATTTAGAATCTGCTCATAAAACACTACAACAAATGGTGTCATTAGTTGGCAGGGGAAACTTTTCAATCGGTAAAACAGTTTATGGGAAGTTGTATTCTACTAGAATGGACATCCCTGTGCCTTCAAATAAGGGGCTAGGCTTAACCCTATCAGACTTGAAGGAGTTAAAAAAATTGGACTCTTGTACGAGTGCTGAATTATATGCACTGAATGGAGAAGAACACTCACTACTTGTGAAGGTGTTGAGGTGGTCCTTTAATGACATAATACATGGGTGTGCAAACCAAAAGAATTATATTCTTGCAAAGAAGCTTATGTTACAG ATGGAAAATCTTGGTTTGCAGCCATCCTGCCATACATATAATGGTATTATTAAAGCAGCTGTTTCTCATGGAAATGTTGGAGATGCCATAGGAGTG TTGAAAAAAATGCAGCAGAAGAATTTGAAGCCGAATGATTCAACTTTAGCAACACTTTCAATCACATGCAGTAAAGCACTACAGTTAGATTTAGCTGAGGCTTTTCTGAATCAGATTTCTGAATGTCTATATCCACATCCTTATAATGCTTTGCTAGCATCATGCGATGAATTG AATCAACCTGAACGTGCAGTGCAAGTGTTTGCCAAGATGAAGCAGAAAAAAGTTTTGCCTAATATCAGGACTTGTGAGCTTCTATTTTCGTTATTTGGTGTTGTAAATGCCCCTTATGAAGACAGTGATATACTGTCACAGGTGGATGCTGCTAAAAGAATAAAAGCTATAGAAAAATATATGGCCACAAATGGCATTAAGCACAGTCATCTTTCAATAAAAAACGTA TTGAAAGCCCTTGGAGAAGAAGGGATGATAAGAGCGCTGATCCAGTATTTACACCTGGCAGAGAATCTTTTCATTTATCAAAACCCTTCATTGGGAACTCATATGTACAACACAGTGTTACATTATCTTGTTGAAGCCAAAGAA AGTGACATGGCAATTGCAGTTTTCAAGAAGATGAAGTTATGTGGCTGCAACCCTGACTCTGAAACATACAATATAATGATTGACTGTTGTACCATCATACAAAGTTACAGATCTGCTTGTTTGCTGATTTCAATGATGATACGGAAAGGGTTTTGTCCAGTGATTTGTACATATACCGCTATCATTAAG ATTTTATTGGAAGATGACAACTTTTATGAAGCCCTGAATCTTTTGAAACAAGTCAAATTAGATGGCATCCAACCTGATGTACTGCTGTTCAATACAGTTCTTAAACAAGCTTGTTACAAG GAAAGAGTTGATGTAATTGAGTTCATTGTGGAGCTTATGCACCGAGAGAAAGTTCCCCCCGATCCAAGGACATGCGGCTATGTGTTCTCTGCATACGTAAATTCTGGTTTTCACAGCACAGCAATTGAAGCCTTGCAGGTTTTAAGTTTGCGTATGATATCTGAAGATGGCAACATACTTGGGGAGGAgaaaaaatttgtaaatgaaTTCATCCTGTCTGAAGATTTGTCTGCTGAGTCACAGATACTCAAGTTATTTGAAGATTCTGAAGATGAACTTGCAGTTGGGTTGTTGAATTTAAGATGGTGTGCCATAGCTGGATTCCCAATCTGCGAGTCAGCTGATCAAAGTCTGTGGGCGAGAAGACTGGAAGGAAAGCGATTCTGA
- the LOC108338023 gene encoding pentatricopeptide repeat-containing protein At1g76280 isoform X4, whose protein sequence is MNMHMHRFRARVFLRSISLCKSKLHEHHGAQIHFSQNRTSTGPGFVEFETEPSMQMQVLKALCSGERKKASDLLLDFGSRTHSLTADDFLHIFKYCARSPDPLFVMEIRRFMESKGVSMNNQCSSLMIEALCKGGYLEEAFDVIDFLGGSQCLYPVLPLYNRLLGSCTKMQSLIQANKCVDIMEKIVGKSEVTYTELLKLAVFLKNLPAAHLLWQEYVKNYSMSIIPLRKFIWSFTRLRDLESAHKTLQQMVSLVGRGNFSIGKTVYGKLYSTRMDIPVPSNKGLGLTLSDLKELKKLDSCTSAELYALNGEEHSLLVKVLRWSFNDIIHGCANQKNYILAKKLMLQMENLGLQPSCHTYNGIIKAAVSHGNVGDAIGVLKKMQQKNLKPNDSTLATLSITCSKALQLDLAEAFLNQISECLYPHPYNALLASCDELNQPERAVQVFAKMKQKKVLPNIRTCELLFSLFGVVNAPYEDSDILSQVDAAKRIKAIEKYMATNGIKHSHLSIKNVILLEDDNFYEALNLLKQVKLDGIQPDVLLFNTVLKQACYKERVDVIEFIVELMHREKVPPDPRTCGYVFSAYVNSGFHSTAIEALQVLSLRMISEDGNILGEEKKFVNEFILSEDLSAESQILKLFEDSEDELAVGLLNLRWCAIAGFPICESADQSLWARRLEGKRF, encoded by the exons ATGAATATGCATATGCATAGATTCAGAGCAAGGGTTTTTCTGCGCTCAATTTCACTTTGTAAATCTAAGTTGCATGAACACCAT GGTGCTCAAATTCACTTCTCTCAAAATCGCACCTCCACAG GTCCTGgatttgttgaatttgaaaCAGAACCATCTATGCAGATGCAAGTTCTTAAGGCACTCTGCTCGGGTGAAAGAAAGAAGGCTTCAGACTTACTTTTGGATTTTGGTTCCAGAACCCACTCATTAACTGCTGACgattttcttcatatttttaagtACTGTGCACGCTCTCCTGATCCATTG TTTGTAATGGAGATTCGGAGATTCATGGAATCAAAAGGTGTTAGCATGAACAATCAATGCTCATCTCTTATGATAGAGGCCCTTTGTAAAGGAGGTTACTTGGAAGAG GCCTTTGATGTCATTGATTTTCTTGGAGGAAGTCAATGTCTCTATCCAGTTCTCCCACTTTACAATAGACTCTTAGGATCCTGCACGAAAATGCAGAGTCtaattcaagcaaacaaatgtGTGGACATAATGGAAAAGATAGTAGGGAAGAGTGAAGTTACATATACCGAGCTTCTCAAG CTTGCAGTTTTTCTGAAAAACTTGCCTGCAGCCCATCTTCTTTGGCAGGAGTATGTGAAAAACTATAGCATGAGTATCATTCCTCTGCGAAAATTCATTTGGTCATTTACAAGGTTAAGAGATTTAGAATCTGCTCATAAAACACTACAACAAATGGTGTCATTAGTTGGCAGGGGAAACTTTTCAATCGGTAAAACAGTTTATGGGAAGTTGTATTCTACTAGAATGGACATCCCTGTGCCTTCAAATAAGGGGCTAGGCTTAACCCTATCAGACTTGAAGGAGTTAAAAAAATTGGACTCTTGTACGAGTGCTGAATTATATGCACTGAATGGAGAAGAACACTCACTACTTGTGAAGGTGTTGAGGTGGTCCTTTAATGACATAATACATGGGTGTGCAAACCAAAAGAATTATATTCTTGCAAAGAAGCTTATGTTACAG ATGGAAAATCTTGGTTTGCAGCCATCCTGCCATACATATAATGGTATTATTAAAGCAGCTGTTTCTCATGGAAATGTTGGAGATGCCATAGGAGTG TTGAAAAAAATGCAGCAGAAGAATTTGAAGCCGAATGATTCAACTTTAGCAACACTTTCAATCACATGCAGTAAAGCACTACAGTTAGATTTAGCTGAGGCTTTTCTGAATCAGATTTCTGAATGTCTATATCCACATCCTTATAATGCTTTGCTAGCATCATGCGATGAATTG AATCAACCTGAACGTGCAGTGCAAGTGTTTGCCAAGATGAAGCAGAAAAAAGTTTTGCCTAATATCAGGACTTGTGAGCTTCTATTTTCGTTATTTGGTGTTGTAAATGCCCCTTATGAAGACAGTGATATACTGTCACAGGTGGATGCTGCTAAAAGAATAAAAGCTATAGAAAAATATATGGCCACAAATGGCATTAAGCACAGTCATCTTTCAATAAAAAACGTA ATTTTATTGGAAGATGACAACTTTTATGAAGCCCTGAATCTTTTGAAACAAGTCAAATTAGATGGCATCCAACCTGATGTACTGCTGTTCAATACAGTTCTTAAACAAGCTTGTTACAAG GAAAGAGTTGATGTAATTGAGTTCATTGTGGAGCTTATGCACCGAGAGAAAGTTCCCCCCGATCCAAGGACATGCGGCTATGTGTTCTCTGCATACGTAAATTCTGGTTTTCACAGCACAGCAATTGAAGCCTTGCAGGTTTTAAGTTTGCGTATGATATCTGAAGATGGCAACATACTTGGGGAGGAgaaaaaatttgtaaatgaaTTCATCCTGTCTGAAGATTTGTCTGCTGAGTCACAGATACTCAAGTTATTTGAAGATTCTGAAGATGAACTTGCAGTTGGGTTGTTGAATTTAAGATGGTGTGCCATAGCTGGATTCCCAATCTGCGAGTCAGCTGATCAAAGTCTGTGGGCGAGAAGACTGGAAGGAAAGCGATTCTGA
- the LOC108338023 gene encoding pentatricopeptide repeat-containing protein At1g76280 isoform X1: protein MNMHMHRFRARVFLRSISLCKSKLHEHHGAQIHFSQNRTSTGPGFVEFETEPSMQMQVLKALCSGERKKASDLLLDFGSRTHSLTADDFLHIFKYCARSPDPLFVMEIRRFMESKGVSMNNQCSSLMIEALCKGGYLEEAFDVIDFLGGSQCLYPVLPLYNRLLGSCTKMQSLIQANKCVDIMEKIVGKSEVTYTELLKLAVFLKNLPAAHLLWQEYVKNYSMSIIPLRKFIWSFTRLRDLESAHKTLQQMVSLVGRGNFSIGKTVYGKLYSTRMDIPVPSNKGLGLTLSDLKELKKLDSCTSAELYALNGEEHSLLVKVLRWSFNDIIHGCANQKNYILAKKLMLQMENLGLQPSCHTYNGIIKAAVSHGNVGDAIGVLKKMQQKNLKPNDSTLATLSITCSKALQLDLAEAFLNQISECLYPHPYNALLASCDELNQPERAVQVFAKMKQKKVLPNIRTCELLFSLFGVVNAPYEDSDILSQVDAAKRIKAIEKYMATNGIKHSHLSIKNVLKALGEEGMIRALIQYLHLAENLFIYQNPSLGTHMYNTVLHYLVEAKESDMAIAVFKKMKLCGCNPDSETYNIMIDCCTIIQSYRSACLLISMMIRKGFCPVICTYTAIIKILLEDDNFYEALNLLKQVKLDGIQPDVLLFNTVLKQACYKERVDVIEFIVELMHREKVPPDPRTCGYVFSAYVNSGFHSTAIEALQVLSLRMISEDGNILGEEKKFVNEFILSEDLSAESQILKLFEDSEDELAVGLLNLRWCAIAGFPICESADQSLWARRLEGKRF from the exons ATGAATATGCATATGCATAGATTCAGAGCAAGGGTTTTTCTGCGCTCAATTTCACTTTGTAAATCTAAGTTGCATGAACACCAT GGTGCTCAAATTCACTTCTCTCAAAATCGCACCTCCACAG GTCCTGgatttgttgaatttgaaaCAGAACCATCTATGCAGATGCAAGTTCTTAAGGCACTCTGCTCGGGTGAAAGAAAGAAGGCTTCAGACTTACTTTTGGATTTTGGTTCCAGAACCCACTCATTAACTGCTGACgattttcttcatatttttaagtACTGTGCACGCTCTCCTGATCCATTG TTTGTAATGGAGATTCGGAGATTCATGGAATCAAAAGGTGTTAGCATGAACAATCAATGCTCATCTCTTATGATAGAGGCCCTTTGTAAAGGAGGTTACTTGGAAGAG GCCTTTGATGTCATTGATTTTCTTGGAGGAAGTCAATGTCTCTATCCAGTTCTCCCACTTTACAATAGACTCTTAGGATCCTGCACGAAAATGCAGAGTCtaattcaagcaaacaaatgtGTGGACATAATGGAAAAGATAGTAGGGAAGAGTGAAGTTACATATACCGAGCTTCTCAAG CTTGCAGTTTTTCTGAAAAACTTGCCTGCAGCCCATCTTCTTTGGCAGGAGTATGTGAAAAACTATAGCATGAGTATCATTCCTCTGCGAAAATTCATTTGGTCATTTACAAGGTTAAGAGATTTAGAATCTGCTCATAAAACACTACAACAAATGGTGTCATTAGTTGGCAGGGGAAACTTTTCAATCGGTAAAACAGTTTATGGGAAGTTGTATTCTACTAGAATGGACATCCCTGTGCCTTCAAATAAGGGGCTAGGCTTAACCCTATCAGACTTGAAGGAGTTAAAAAAATTGGACTCTTGTACGAGTGCTGAATTATATGCACTGAATGGAGAAGAACACTCACTACTTGTGAAGGTGTTGAGGTGGTCCTTTAATGACATAATACATGGGTGTGCAAACCAAAAGAATTATATTCTTGCAAAGAAGCTTATGTTACAG ATGGAAAATCTTGGTTTGCAGCCATCCTGCCATACATATAATGGTATTATTAAAGCAGCTGTTTCTCATGGAAATGTTGGAGATGCCATAGGAGTG TTGAAAAAAATGCAGCAGAAGAATTTGAAGCCGAATGATTCAACTTTAGCAACACTTTCAATCACATGCAGTAAAGCACTACAGTTAGATTTAGCTGAGGCTTTTCTGAATCAGATTTCTGAATGTCTATATCCACATCCTTATAATGCTTTGCTAGCATCATGCGATGAATTG AATCAACCTGAACGTGCAGTGCAAGTGTTTGCCAAGATGAAGCAGAAAAAAGTTTTGCCTAATATCAGGACTTGTGAGCTTCTATTTTCGTTATTTGGTGTTGTAAATGCCCCTTATGAAGACAGTGATATACTGTCACAGGTGGATGCTGCTAAAAGAATAAAAGCTATAGAAAAATATATGGCCACAAATGGCATTAAGCACAGTCATCTTTCAATAAAAAACGTA TTGAAAGCCCTTGGAGAAGAAGGGATGATAAGAGCGCTGATCCAGTATTTACACCTGGCAGAGAATCTTTTCATTTATCAAAACCCTTCATTGGGAACTCATATGTACAACACAGTGTTACATTATCTTGTTGAAGCCAAAGAA AGTGACATGGCAATTGCAGTTTTCAAGAAGATGAAGTTATGTGGCTGCAACCCTGACTCTGAAACATACAATATAATGATTGACTGTTGTACCATCATACAAAGTTACAGATCTGCTTGTTTGCTGATTTCAATGATGATACGGAAAGGGTTTTGTCCAGTGATTTGTACATATACCGCTATCATTAAG ATTTTATTGGAAGATGACAACTTTTATGAAGCCCTGAATCTTTTGAAACAAGTCAAATTAGATGGCATCCAACCTGATGTACTGCTGTTCAATACAGTTCTTAAACAAGCTTGTTACAAG GAAAGAGTTGATGTAATTGAGTTCATTGTGGAGCTTATGCACCGAGAGAAAGTTCCCCCCGATCCAAGGACATGCGGCTATGTGTTCTCTGCATACGTAAATTCTGGTTTTCACAGCACAGCAATTGAAGCCTTGCAGGTTTTAAGTTTGCGTATGATATCTGAAGATGGCAACATACTTGGGGAGGAgaaaaaatttgtaaatgaaTTCATCCTGTCTGAAGATTTGTCTGCTGAGTCACAGATACTCAAGTTATTTGAAGATTCTGAAGATGAACTTGCAGTTGGGTTGTTGAATTTAAGATGGTGTGCCATAGCTGGATTCCCAATCTGCGAGTCAGCTGATCAAAGTCTGTGGGCGAGAAGACTGGAAGGAAAGCGATTCTGA